GACCCTCTTCAACGCTCTGACCAAGAACGACGTCCTCGCGGCGAACTACCCGTTCGCAACCATCGAGCCGAACGTCGGCGTCGTGGGCGTGCCGGACGACCGGCTGCCGCGGCTGGCCGAGGTGTTCGGCTCCGCGAAGCTGCTGCCGGCGACGGTGGAGTTCGTCGACATCGCCGGCATCGTGCGCGGGGCCTCGGAGGGGGAGGGCCTGGGCAACAAGTTCCTCTCCCACATCCGCGAGTCCGCCGCGATCTGCCAGGTGACCCGGGTCTTCCGCGACGAGGACGTCACCCACGTCGACGGCGAGGTGAACCCCAAGAGCGACATCTCCACCATCCAGACCGAGCTGATCCTGGCCGACCTGCAGACGGTGGAGAAGGCGATCCCGCGCCTGGAGAAGGAGGTGCGGGGCAACAAGGACCTCGCCCCCGTCCTCGCCGCGGCCCAGGAGGCGCTCGGTCACCTCGAGGCCGGCACGCCGGTGATCGACACGAAGATCGACACCGCGCTCCTGCGCGAGCTGTCGCTGCTGACCGCCAAGCCCTTCATCTACGTCTTCAACTGCGACGCCGACGAGCTGAACGACGAGGACCTCAAGCAGCAGATGCGCGACCTGGTCGCGCCGTCCGAGGCGATCTTCCTCGACGCGAAGTTCGAGTCCGAGCTCGTCGACCTCGGTGACGACGACGAGGCCCGCGAGATGCTCGCCGAGATGGGCGTCACCGAGCCCGGCCTCGACGTCCTGGCCCGGGTCGGGTTCGACACCCTCGGCCTGCAGACCTACCTGACCGCCGGCCCCAAGGAGTCGCGGGCCTGGACGATCCCCAAGGGCGCCACCGCACCCGAGGCGGCGGGAGTCATCCACACCGACTTCCAGAAGGGCTTCATCAAGGCCGAGATCGTCTCGTTCGACGACCTGATGGAGCACGGGTCCATGCAGAAGGCCAAGGAGGCCGGCAAGGTGCGCATGGAGGGCAAGGAGTACGTCATGGCCGACGGCGACGTGGTGGAGTTCCGCTTCAACGTCTGAACGAGGCTGGCCGGTCCGCCGTCGACGGCGCCCGCGCCCGTGACCCGCGCGGGATCGTCTATCGGGCCGGCGCCCTGTCGAACCACTCGGTCCTGGTGAGCAGCTCGATCATGTCGTCGGCGTCGAGCACCGGGTCGGTGCGGGTCGGTTCACCACCCAGGCTCGCCCTGGTGGCGTTGTAGGCGGTGAGGTTGACGCTCCTGCCGTCACGAAGGATGTAGGTCGCCTGCACGCCGGCCAGCGCTGGGCTCCCACCCGAGACGTCGGGGAGCGACGGACCGGTGAAGATCCACCCGGCACCCGTGTCGACACAGTCGTCGGGGGCCGGCGAGGCGACGACCCGCTCAC
This Nocardioides dokdonensis FR1436 DNA region includes the following protein-coding sequences:
- the ychF gene encoding redox-regulated ATPase YchF — its product is MALTIGIVGLPNAGKSTLFNALTKNDVLAANYPFATIEPNVGVVGVPDDRLPRLAEVFGSAKLLPATVEFVDIAGIVRGASEGEGLGNKFLSHIRESAAICQVTRVFRDEDVTHVDGEVNPKSDISTIQTELILADLQTVEKAIPRLEKEVRGNKDLAPVLAAAQEALGHLEAGTPVIDTKIDTALLRELSLLTAKPFIYVFNCDADELNDEDLKQQMRDLVAPSEAIFLDAKFESELVDLGDDDEAREMLAEMGVTEPGLDVLARVGFDTLGLQTYLTAGPKESRAWTIPKGATAPEAAGVIHTDFQKGFIKAEIVSFDDLMEHGSMQKAKEAGKVRMEGKEYVMADGDVVEFRFNV